The window TAAGACACTATATACAAAGTAAATATAAACGAggtgaaaaacaaaatagaaataaacaaagtaaacacacagtaaaaataaacaggtaaaaacagagaaagtgaaataaacaaattaaagataaacaaagtgaaaataaacaaagtaaaaataaacaaagtcaaacaaaataatatatttaattttatttcaatgtGGAAGGAATAAATTGTCTGTGTTTTCTAAGGCTGTCATCGATTAAAcacaataaacaaagataaacaaaggtAAACAAagcaacttctctctctcaccGGTTTATGCCGTCCAAGAGATGTTTGTGCTTCCTGGACACAATGGCCGACCCGCCCCAACATGCCTGCGACGAACAAACAAATTCACAAGCAATTACAAACAAAGATATAAACAAagggtttaaaatataaataaatatatatacataatctttaataatatataattcataatttaaaacgaaaataaacaattaaaaaaacagaaacaaacaaagcCTACATCAACGTGTAACCACACGCCCTCCTCctcgcaaacctccgccaaggcgcCCAGAGGGTCGTAGGCCCCCAGGACGGTGCTCCCGGCCGTGGCGTTGACGAAGAAGGGTTCCCGTCCCTCGGATCGAACCCGGGCAATGGCCGACTTCAGGGCGGACGGGGTCATTCGACCCTGGTCGTCGGTTGGGACGGTGACCACGTTGTCCAGGCCCAAGCCCAGCCAGTGGGCGCTCTTGGTGATTGAGTAGTGGCTctggtatatataaaatattatttataaaattggtaaaatataaaatattactaaatatataaaaataataacctaaaatataaaatcataaataaataaatattaaaaaaaataatataacatattttatatcttgaaatatttatgtattttatataaatacaatatataaaatacaagaaagtatgtatgtataaaatatagagaatttattgtatataataaacacaattaaaatatgaacaataatatttgtaatacataaaatatatcacccattttgtaaattttgtattttatatacaataattaataaatatataaaatatatatcttattatataaacgAGCATGGTAAAACAATCTGCATAAAATATTTGGCTTTTGATTctccaaaaatgaataaaatactacaaaagacatttacaaaatattacaaaaatgcaatatttataaaatacttgtagattagatatttatacatagaatactctaatgaaataaaatacccataaaacaaatattcataaaatgttttcatCAAAGCAATatctataaaatacatataaaatatatgtagaaTACATGTAAAATACTCGGGAGATAAAAGTCATTTAAAATACACAAAAGTCATATAAAATACTTGGGAGATGAAATACCCATAAAATATCCTTAAAACATCTTGGTAAACGCAACATTTATCAAATGCAACATctataaaatatgcataaaatacatataaattacaaatagaatacagaaaaaatacatttaaaatacttGGGAGATAAAACAGCACTAAAATACCCCTAAAACATCAAGGTAAACGCAATATTTATGAAAAGCAACATTTATAGAATACACATAAAATACATGTAAAATACTTGGGAGATAAAATACCCATAAAATACCCCTACAATAAAAAGTTCTTCTAACCTGATCTGAGGTGAAGGCGACCAGCGGTTTCATCCCAAAAACTCCTTTGCACTTCACTTCGGGATTCTGGCGGTACCTGGCAACTGCCATCGCGTACATGTTGCTTATGCtgcctcctgagagagagagagagagagagagagagagagagagagagagagagagagagagagagagagagagagagagagagttaaacacaACAATAACCaaaccatacatataataatataaccataaaccagaaataaattttaaaaaccttaaaaaaacaaaaacaccaaaatgtcaaATTTCAAGGTCAATGGGTCAAAGGTCAAGAAAGTTGACCCTCACCTGGGGCGAAGATGCCGTCGCCCGCCCCCCACCCGAAGAGGGAGATCAGCTCCCCTATGACGTAGCGCTCCACCACTATGAAGACTGGGGCCACTTCGAAGGTGTACCTGCacgtataaaatacataaaatatttgaaataagttaaatatttaaaatatgtaaaatatttaaaatttgtaaaatatttgaaatatgtaaaatatctaatttatacaaaatatttaaaatacatagattatttaaaatatttaaaatatataaaatacataaaatatttaagatatttaaaataagtgaaatatttaaaatatataaaatatttaaaatttgtaaaatatttgaaatatgtaaatatctaatttatataaaataaaatacatagaatatttaaaatatttaaaatatataaaatcacataaaatatttaaaatatataaaatacataaaatatttacattatacaaaatatacaaaatacttgAAATGTATTTTTAGATTTGTAAGATATACTACATATAgcgtatataaaatatttaaaatatatatgaaatgtataattCTATAACATATTTGaagtaaatgtaaaatatataaatgtataaatctaaaatatataaaatattaaaatatatatatggtatatagaagCTGGACAgccaaaaatttaaaatatataatgtgaaatatataaatgttaaaaatatttaaaatattcaaaatttttaaaatgtataaaatgtttaaaatatatatatatgtatagagaagaagttggacagccaaaAATTTGAGCCCCGAATACCCACTGGTTGGTGTTGAGGGCCTCTACGAGCCATGCCCCGGCCAGGGCCTCCTCCCCTATGCCCCCGTACAGCTGGTTGAAGAAGTAGGGGTGTTGCGTCTTCACGCTGTGGGAAACGACGTCCCCGACCAGTGAGTCGGCTTCTTTGAGCGGGTGGCCTTCGCGCCGGATGGTCAGGTCCAGGAGGCTCTGGGGGTGTGGAGAAAGGAGTTTCCTGTCATTTAAAGTTAATCAGGAAGTTTCCTGCCATTTAAAGTTAATCGGGTTGTTTCCAGCCATTTAAAATTAATCAGTAAGTTAATTGGGAAGTTTCCTGTCATTTAAAAATAATCAGTAAGTTTCCTGCCATTTAAAATTAATCTGTAAGTTTCCTGCCATTTAAAATTAATCAGTAAGTTTCCTGTCATTTAAAATTAATCAGTAAGTTTCCTGTCATTTAAAATTAATCAGTAAGTTTCCTGCCATTTAAAAATAATCAGTAAGTTTCCTGCCATTTAAAATTAATCAGTAAGTTTTCCTGCCATTTAAAAGTAATCAGTAAGTTTCCTGTCATTTAAAATTAATCAGTAAGTTAATTGGGAGTTTCCTGTCATTTAAAATTATCAGGAAGTTTCCTGCCATTTCAAAAAATAATCAGTAAGTTAATTGGGAAGTTTCCTGTCATTTAAAAATAATCAGGAAGTTTCCTGCCATTTAAAAATAATCAGGAAGTTTCCTGCCATTTAAAAATAATCAGGAAGTTTCCTGCCATTTAAAAATAATCAGGAAGTTTCCTGCCATTTAAAATTAATCAGTAAGTTTCCTGCCATTTAAAGTTGATCGGGAAGTTTCCCTCTATTTAAACTTAATTAAGGTATCACCAAGTCTCCCAATATTTAAATCAACCTCCCATCAACTGCAACTAATCAACGTTAATCTCCCACCATTTAAAATTAATCCCCAGCTATTTAAAATTCATCTCCAGACATTCAATATTAATCTCCAGCCATTTAAAATTCATCTCCAGACATTTAAAATTCATCTTCAAGCCATTTAGAATTAATCTCCCATTTAAAATTAATCTCCAGCTATTTAAAATTAATCTCCAGCCATTTAGAATTAATCTCCAGCCATTTAGAATTAATCTCCAGCCATTTAAAATTAATCTCCAGCCATTTAAAATTAATCTCCAGCCTTTTGGAATTAGTTTCCAGCCATTTAGAATTAACCTCCAGCCATTTAAAATTAACCGACTGACCTCCAACTCAGCGGGCAGCTTGAAGTCAACCACCTTCTGCCGCCGGTCGATCCCCGTGACGAGTCGCTCCTTCAGGACGACGTTCAGGATGGTCTTGAGCAGTTCACCCCCCTCAATGGAGCCATTTTGGGGGTCAACGGAGCCCTTTTGGGGGCTAATGGAGCCATTTTTTTGGATAACAGAGCCATTTTGGGGATTAACAGAGCCATTTAGGGGATTTACAGAGCCATTTTGCTCTGAGCCAATCATCATCAGCCTCTGTTTCTTCAACTCCGATTGGTTGACCACAGGTGCCATTTTCTTTCTCGAAGTCCGTTTTCTACGCGATACAAAatctggaataaataaataaataaataacagagagagagagagagacgagagagaggagagagagaggagagagcgagagagagagagagagagaaggagagataggagagagatagagagaggagagagttccATGGCGCCACCCAAACAACAGCCCAACGTTTCTGTCGCTGccaatcttgaaaataatctcaaaatAATCGCTACAAATCGCTAATCACCGGGGGTGGGGTAAACGATCGCTGATTGATCAATATTGATCGGCATTTGATCGACGAGTGTCAATGTGGCGTCACTTAAGGTTAATGAAGGGTTAATCACAAGAACACAAACTGTGTAACCTTCTCCCTATATACGAAGTCTGGGTCaaaatagaaagaagagagagagagagagagagagagagagagagagagagagacagtgtgtGTTTCTAACTGACTTTAACTGGTTCTCAGGGCACGTGAGCACCACGACGGacacacccccccctccccaggaCATATAAGGGCGGCGCCCAAGGTCTGTGGGCGGGTATTTggaaccttgaaaaaaaaattcacctccTTGAGATTTTAAGCCTAAAGGTCTTCTGCGAGTCTTTCAGTCTGATCTATTAATAGAAGTCTATTTATACAATAGTTTATCGATACAATAGTTTATTAATACAATAGTCTGTTGATACGTCAGTCTATTGATACAATAGTCTATTGATACAATAGGCTATTGATACAATAGCCTGTAATACAATAGTCTATTGATAGAATAGTCTATTGATACAAAAGCCAAATAAACAGTAAACAAGATGCAATATcttcaaagattttttattttttatcaattactTGTTTTCAAGatttgaaataaactgttaattacagaaaaattgttttatataaatgagtaaaaacaatgttatttttaaaataataataataataataataataataataataataataataataataataataataattataataataataataataataagaagaagaagaagaagaagaaaaagaagaaaaagaccgaagaaaaaagaagaagaagtacaaTTGCTCCTGTTGGCGAGATGGCTGGAAGACAAAGGCCTCCTTGCCTGGAAATACAGTCCTGGAACAATAGAGTGGCCGTAAGAATGATTCCAGCTCGGCAGAAGAGACTCCATGAATTCCATCCACCTATAGCAACATCGTTCCAGGACAGTGGTTCCAGCATCTCTCTTTTACTTCTAGATGACTGATGTAGCTATAGCTGGAAGTAATGGAGTCTCCTCTGCTGAGCTCCATGGAATCACCCGTAAGACCACTTCATCGTTCCAGGGCCGTGGTTCCAGCACCTGGCTCCTACCCCAGATGACTGATGTTGCCATAACTGGAAGCCACGGCACCGATGGAGTCTCCTCTGCTGAGCTGGAATCACTGGCAATGCCACTTCACCATCGTTCCAGGACTGTAGTTCCAGCCAAGGAGGCTCTGGGTTCCAGCTGCCTCCAACAGTCATTCGAAGACAGTGGTTCTAGCCAAGAAGGCCTTGGCTTCCAGCCATCTCACCAACAGTCATTCCAGGTAAGTGGTTCCAGCCAAGGAGGACTTGGGTTCCAGCTGTCTCACCAACAGTGATTCCAGGCCCATGATTCTGGCCAAGGAAGCTCTGGGTTCCAGCTGCCTCCCCAACAGTCATTCCAGGACCTTGGTTCCAGCCAAGGAGGCTCTGGGTTCCAGCCACCTCCCCAACAGTCATTCCAGGACCTTGGTTCCAGCCAAGGAGGCTCTGGGTTCCAGCCGCCTCCCCAACAGTCATTCCAGGACCTTGGTTCCAGCTGCCTTGCCAACAGTCATTCTAGGTGAGTGGTTTCAGCCAAGGAGGTTCTGGGTTCCAGCTGCCTTGCCAACAGTCATTCCAGGTGAGTGGTTTCAGCCAAGGAGGCTCTGGGtcccagccgtctcgccaacattCATTCCAGGTGAGTGGTTCCAGCCAAGGAGGCTCTGGGTTCCAGCCATCTTGCCAACATTCATTACAGTAAAGTGGTTCCAGACAAGGAGGCTCTGGGTTACACCGTCTCTCCAACAGTCATTCCAGGACCTTGGTTCCAGCCAAGGAGGCTCTGGGTTCCAACCGTCTCGCCAACATTCATTCCAGGACTGTGGTTCCAGCCAAGGAGGCTCTGGATTCCAGCCGACTTGCCAACAGGAACAATCGAACAGGGGGTTATGtgtccttataataataataataataataataataataataataataataataataataataataataataatgcgaatgaaaataataataaaaataataaaaataataatcatcatcattatacaaTCTTATCTTATCTTCTTTCTATCTAAGTATAGATCTGTTTATCTACAGACAGCGTCCAAATGCTACTTTCCAAGGCTATTAGATAGTTGCTATTGAAACTAGTAATTGCAATTGAAACTAGTAGTTGCTATTCATATTTTGCTATTAGTAGCCCAATAGCTATTTAAATATCCCTACTAGAATAACTAGTAGTAGTATCAGTTTCACAGGCTTACTAGGAATATGTGTCTACTGTTCTTAGTACAATAAATAGCACTTAATAGCTCCTAGTAGCACTTAATAGCACTTTACCTACTTAAAACACTTGGtgataattattacaaatgctaCTATAGTTACTTCTTGCTAGAAATAAGTGACCTAAAACGCCTACTAGCTTCCTAGTAGCACTCAATAGCAGTTTAGCTATTTAAAACACTAGTCAATAGCAAATGATATACAGTTATAATTCATCTCAGCTAGCTAGTCTCATCCTGAATGCTATTTTTTCAAGGCTATTAGCTAGCTCCTATTGAAACTAGTAGCTGTTTCTACTAATAGCTGAAGGGAAGTAGCTAACATTCACTACGTGCTACTGAAAATGAGGCTATTAATCTGATTTTCTGAAACCTACTAGCTATTATGACTGCTATTTTTTCACTGCTGCTAGCTAATTGCTATTAGGACTTGTAGCTATTTTCACTAATAGCAGGGCAGAATAGCTATTATTCATTATGTGCGCTGAGAATGGGGCTATTCGTTTTATTAATGCTAGTAGGTgctattagatatttttattagtaGCACCACTAGATATCAGTTTTGTAGGCTTACAAGAAACAGGCGTCGTAAGGTTTCCTATGAAAATTAATAGCACTTAACAGCTCCTAGTAGTACCTAATAGCTCTTAGTAGCACTCAATAGCTCCTAGTAGCACTTAATAGCACTTTACCTACTTAAAACACTTggtaataattattacaaatgctaCTATAGTTACTTCTTGCTAAAAATAAGTGCCCTAAAACGCCTACTAGCTTCCTAGTAGCACTCAATAGCAGTTTATCTATTTGAAATTCATATCAGTAGCAAATGATATACAGTTATAATTCATGTCAGCTATGCTAGTCTCATTCTGAATGCTATTTTTCAAGGCTATTAGCTAGCTCCTATTGAAACTAGTAGCTGTTTCTACTAATAGCTGAAGGGAAGTAGCTAATATTCACTACGTGCTACTGAAAATGAGGCTATTAATCTGATTTTCTGAAACCTACTAGCTATTGTGACTGCTATTTTTTCACTGCTACTAGCTAATTGCTATTTTAAGACTAGTAGCTATTTTCACTAATACCAGGGCAGATATAGCTATTATTCATTATGTGCGCTGAGAATGGGGCTATTCGTTTTATTAATGCTAGTAGGTgctattagatatttttataagtAGCACAATAGCTATTTAAGTGTCCCTACTAGAAAGACTTCTAGTAGATGGCAGTTTTGCAAGCTTACAAGAAACAGGCGTCGTAAGGTTTCCTAGGAAAATTAATAGCACTGAATAGCTCCTAGTAGTACTTAATAGCTCTTAGTAGCACTCAATAGCTAATAGAAGCACTCAATGCCACTTTAGCTACTTAGAAcacttaataatataatagaatgaTCTCGATTTCCCAAAGACtaaaaaaccattttttctattaaaaaatctaaaaataatttattcataataaatacCTTATTAACAGCTGCTATTCGGGCTATTAGCTATGAAAATGACACGTAATTATTCCTAAATGATTATTCTATCAATTCCTACTTATGTTCAGCGAGCTACTAGTCCGTTCACTGCTGTAGATGGCCGAGAAATTGACGATAAAAATAACGACTTTAGGAACGTATGATCTTCAAAGCGACATATTGGATCATAAAAGTTATTAGTAATAAACAGCTTATTAATAGCTGCTATTAGTGCTATTAGCAATGACAATGACATGTAATTATTCCTAAATGATTATTCTATTAATTCCTACTTACGTTCAGCGAGCTACTAGTCCGTTCACCGCTGTAGATGGCCCGAGAAATTGACGATAAATATAGCGACTTTAGGAACGTATGATCTTCAAAGCGACATATTGGATCATTGGAGTTATTCGTAATAAACAGCTTATTAATAGCTGCTATTAGAGCTATTAGCAATGACAGTGACATGTAATTATTCCTAAATGATTATTCTATCAATTCCTACTTACGTTCAGCGAGCTACTAGTCCGTTCACCGCTGTAGATGGCCGAGAAATTGACGATAAATATAACGACTTTAGGAACGTATGATCTTCAAAGCAACATATTGGATCATTGGAGTTATACGTAATAAACAGCTTACTAATAGCAGCTATTAGAGCTATTAGCAATGACAATGACATGTAATTATTCCTAAATGATTATTCTATCAATTCCTACTCACGTTCAGCGAGCTACTAAGCCCGTTCAGGGCGGTAGACGACCGAGAAATTGACGATAAATTGAACGACTTTGAACGTACGATCGTCAAAGCGACATCTTGGCTCATTAAAGTCATTCGTAATAAACAGCTTATTAATGGCTGCTATTGGAGCTATTGGCGATGTCAATGACGTGTAATTATTCCTAAATTATTATTCTATCAATTCCTACTTACGTTCATCGAGCTACTAAGTCCGTTCAGGGCAGTAGACGACCGATAAATTGAACGACTTTGAACGTACGATCTTCAAAGCGACATCGTGAATCATTAAAGTTATTCGTAATAAGCAGCTTATTAAGAGTTGCTATTAGAGCTGTTAGCTATAACAATGACATGTAATTATTCCAAAATTATTATTCTTCAATTTCTACTTACGTTTAGAGAGCTAGTAGTCCGTTCAGGGCGGTAGACGACCGAGAAAGAGAACGACTTTGAACGTAAGGTCTTCTAAGTAACCTCcggtagcgagagagagaaagagaaggaacgaAAGCTCCTCCCTTTAGCCCTGagagttttttttaccaatagcGGCTATTTTTGGGCACTTTTTCCAATTTTCCCGGCCCGGGTGCCCCGTGAGTGGCTGCCCCGATGATAAAGGGGTTCAGAGATAGTGCCAGATACCGGGAAAGTGGCCCAGGGGGGGCCAGGGGCTGTCGGGAAAGGGGTGACATGACCCCCTAATCACACCCCTAGGCTGATGTCACATTTGGAAACTTCCACTGAGGCCGGGTTTGGAAGACTTTGAAAGATCGGTTGATATTCGTTAAAAATCGGGCGTAAATTAGCATTTATTATTACAGAATGAACGTAAGGTGACGGTTAACCGCGATTTCAACGTTTATTAATGTGAATTAACAGCGGAATTAACCGCACGGTCCCTCGAGTTAGGCCTTTACACCAACGATCCCTCCAATTCCAAATGAGATAAGGTGCGATCCGCGTATTCGCATATGTCGTATTTGGTGCAATTCCTACGACAATTTCGCATCTGTCGTATCATCAAACGAATCCCtactataaaatacataaaaaaacacatttaaaaaGGGTATAAAACTATATCGTATATAAAATAAGCTCATGCGATTTCCTAAACGCGCGCCTATCACGTGTAATACCCATGTGGATGACGTCACaaagtgggcggagcctcattTTCCAAAGGTCGAAGGCCACCTGTTTTAATGGTCTATTTATAGATCACCAGTTAGCAACAGCAAGAGGACAACATATACTACATTGTGACGTTGTAATATGTTTTTTGTATGGGCAGGCTGCATTATTTTAATGGGTTGCAGTGGGGGCTGaatggtttattttttcttttttgtatagtatcatatatatatatatatatatagatatattatataatatatattaatattttaaaaataatgatatatatacatctatataatataatatatttatatataatatatatatatatatatctaatatatatatcatctctctcctctccctcttcttctctcctctatgCTAGTTCTCTCTTCTC is drawn from Macrobrachium nipponense isolate FS-2020 chromosome 47, ASM1510439v2, whole genome shotgun sequence and contains these coding sequences:
- the LOC135204879 gene encoding cysteine sulfinic acid decarboxylase-like, which produces MTVGEAAGTQSLLGWNQGPGMTVGEVAGTQSLLGWNQGPGMTVGEAAGTQSFLGQNHGPGITVDFVSRRKRTSRKKMAPVVNQSELKKQRLMMIGSEQNGSVNPLNGSVNPQNGSVIQKNGSISPQKGSVDPQNGSIEGGELLKTILNVVLKERLVTGIDRRQKVVDFKLPAELESLLDLTIRREGHPLKEADSLVGDVVSHSVKTQHPYFFNQLYGGIGEEALAGAWLVEALNTNQYTFEVAPVFIVVERYVIGELISLFGWGAGDGIFAPGGSISNMYAMAVARYRQNPEVKCKGVFGMKPLVAFTSDQSHYSITKSAHWLGLGLDNVVTVPTDDQGRMTPSALKSAIARVRSEGREPFFVNATAGSTVLGAYDPLGALAEVCEEEGVWLHVDACWGGSAIVSRKHKHLLDGINRADSLSWNPHKMLGASLQCSVFLTKHKGLLHECNSARATYLFQQDKHYDASYDSGDKSVQCGRKTDAFKLWFLLKLQGLDATEAKVDQVFELSREVRSRPGFRLIAEPQCTNVCFWYVPPSLRGQEETGEWWIKVSKVAPEVKKRMVLEGSLMVGYQPLANKRLVNFFRMVLTCGGQVRTRADMDHALDEIERLGADL